Below is a genomic region from Brassica rapa cultivar Chiifu-401-42 chromosome A08, CAAS_Brap_v3.01, whole genome shotgun sequence.
AATCAATTAGGTCACGTGTACTCGTCGTCGTCTTCTCAACTTCTTGTGTCGTCTTCTAAACTTCTTCTTCCCCTGCAATTTTTTTCCACCGGCTAGAATCACTCACGAAATCTCCTATCcatgtaagttttttttctatttatttaattagtttatatgattatatctattttaaatgTTTGTTTGATTCTCTTTTTATTGCTTTCTGTTCCAAAATTGTCTGATGATATGTTTTAAGGTTTTGACTTGTGATGTTAATGTAGAATAATTTTAGACCCAGccaatattattatatatgtaacatGTTAAAAGTCTTAATGTAATtgactttataataatttactATTTCTACTGATTTGCAGATAAATGGAGCGATATTATAACAAAACGAGTGCTTCAGATTCTAAAAGAAATTTGGATAAATTGGATAACTCTGATGATTTGGATTCTTTGCCATGGGATCCAGCTGAAAGAAAAAAGATATCGCAGTATCTTCCGAATCAAAAAGACGAAGTAAGGCGGAAATATTTAACTAGAGGTCCATGTCAACCATATGGTCATGTTTTTCAAAAGAAGAAGTTTGGAACAGCAATGAGGCGGTTTAATCCAGCTTGGTTTGAGAAGTATGGTAATTGGCTAGAGTACAACGTCTCCAAAGATAAAGCATTCTGTTTGTGTTGCTATTTGTTCAGAGATGACATACCAAAAAAAGGTGGAAATCATGCTTTTGTGACTGAAGGTTTTTCTTGTTGGAAAAACCCCGAGGCTTTATCTGAGCATGTAGGTGGAATTAATAGCTTTCATAATATTGCTGTTAAGAGATGTGATGATTTGATGAACCAAGGTCAGTCAATTGTGCATGCTTTTTATAAGCAAGGCGATGTGGTGAAAAATGAATATCGCATCCGGTTAAATGCTTCAGTTGATGCTTCTAGGTACTTGTTACGACAAGGATTACCTTTTCGCGGTCATGACGAAGGAAAAGATTCTGCTAATAAAGGAAACTTTGTAGAGCTCTTGAAGTATAACGGAGAACAAAATGACGCTGTAAGTAAGGTTATTTTGGAGAACGCTCCAAAAAATAATCAGATGGTTTCTCAAGTGATTCAGAAAGATATTGTACATTGTTTTGCTCAAGAAGTACTGAAATCTATCATGGAAGAAATCGATCATGGAGTGTTCGGTTTGATGGTCGAGGAGTCTGCAGATGTTTCTAACAAAGAGCAAATGGCTATTGTCTTTCGGTTTGTTGATAAAAGTGGATTAGTTAAAGAGAGATTTGTGGGAGTTACTCATGTAAAAGAAACGTCTTCTTTATCTTTGAAATCTGCAGTTGATGACTTGTTTGCAAAACATGGGTTGAACCTGAAACAGTTGAGAGGACAAGGTTATGATGGAGCAAGCAATATGAAGAGACAGTTTAATGGGCTGAGAGCATTGGTTGCTAGAGAAAATAGTTCAGCCTATTATGTACATTGTTTTGCTCATCAACTTCAGCTAGTTGTGGTGGCAGTTGCGAAAAAGAGCTTTGAAGTTAGTAATTTTTTTGACATGGTTTCGACTTTGCTGTATGTGGTTGTGGCTTCTTGCAAGAGGAAAGATACACTTCTTGATATGAATCGGAAGAGGGTGGAGGAAGGGATTGACAGTGGTGACATTAACACTGGAACGGGGCAAAATCAAGAGATTTCTCTTCCAAGGCCTGGAAATATTCGTTGGGGTTCTCATTATAAAACTTTGCTGCGTCTGGTTTAGTTGTTTCCTTCAGTCATTGAAATCCTTGAAAGTGTTCAAGATGAAGGTGCTGATGACTCAAAAAGATGTCAAGCATATGGTCTTCTCAAGTATTTTCACACATTCGATTGTGTGTTCTATTTGCAGTTGATGCTGTTTATTTTGGGAGTAACTGAGAATTTGTCAATGGCTTTACAAATGAAGAATCAAGATATTTCAAATGCCATGTCACTTGTAGATTCAACTAAACGGGAGTTGCAATAATTTCGAGAAGATGGATGGGATTTGCTAATGGGTAAAGTTTCATCATTCTGCAAAAAGAATAAAGCTACTATGCTTGTGATGGATGAAGAATTTGTGGATTTAAGGAGGCCAAGGAAAAAAACAGGTGTAACCAATCTGCATCATTATAAGGTTAATTGTTTCTACACTGTTATGGATTTGCAACTTCAAGAGCTTAATGATCGATTTACTGAGGTAAACACTGATTTGCTTATTTGCATGGCTTCTTTAAGTCCTGCCAATTTCTTCCGTGAGTTTGATAAGTCAAAGCTGTTGAGATTGGTTAAGTTATATCCTGATGATTTTAGTTTTGGAGAGTGTCTATCTATGGAACACCATCTTGGAATCTACATTGACAATATAAAAAACGATGAACGGTTTAAGAATTTGAAGAATCTTGGAGATCTTTCTCGTCTGATGGTGGAAACAAAAAAGCATCTTGTACATCCTTTAGTTTATAGGCTCTTGAAGTTGGTTTTAACATTGCCTGTTGCTACTGCAAATGTTGAAAGGTGATTTTCTGCAATGAAATTAGTGAAGACAGCTACACGCAACCGAATTGGAGACGAGTTTCTAAGTGATTGTTTAGTATGTTATATTGAAAAGGAGTTGTTTGAATCTGTTACAAACGAAGCAGTGGTGAACCGATTTCAATCCATGAGAGAGCGTAGGATCCATTTATAATGATTTGTACGGTTTTATGAcaatgttttttatattttatttagtaatttttatttctGCCCCTGATACGTATAGTTTCTAGATCCGCCACTGGTCCAGGATCCAATGTCCATGGTGTATTTGAGCCGGTCCTGCCTCCAGTGATCGTCGAGTGACTGGACTCTGGCTGTGAGTTTAAGGCAGACGAAAATTAAAATCACTTCATCCCTATCTGATTTTATGCATTTTGATGTCTCTCTCGCCGACGTTTAAAGCTTCCTCGCCATCTTTAAATGTTACCTTTCTCTCGCTCACCGCTGCTCACATATCCTGCCTTATCGCCTTATCATACGTTTGCAGTATGGGGTTTTGGATTTCAATGTTAGTGAATGTCTTTCGTATTAACTATAGAACACGTGTTTACTTAAACAAATGAAAGCGTGTTAGTCAATGTCTTTCGTATTTACTATAGAACACGTGTTTACTTAAGCAAATGATGTTCTATCAATTTTTTATAATGCGATGACGTCTTTTTCAgtgtaaaaactttaaaaaattctcacaaaatacttatataatttttgaatGGTGACCAAGAAACGAAAAGAATATTGAATTCCTTATCATTCCcaaaaaaatcaccattcaaaAGGAATAATTTTTCATTCTTGTTCTTccctattcttttttttgtagaaaaataaaaaacaaaaaattacttATTAAATTTGATAATGAACAAACATTCCTTTTTATTTCTGCAATTTTGTTCCTATACGTTCATTTCCTATTCGTTCTTTGTGTTCTCGAAAATGTCACCAATCAGACCCATTTAGTATGCATCTTATTATTCAATTCCCAATTAATACTTAAAcattaaacaaataatttaagtATTTTAATAGCATATACTCTTTCCGTTTCATAAACTTCaatgttttaaagaaaaattgtttaaaaatatattttgctgtatttttaatgcatgttttatcaactaataatgattaattgtatatttcaaaaaattaatcatTATTAGTTGATAAACATGCATTAAAAATGAGAATCCAAAATACTCATCATTATAAAATAAGGAGAGTATGAATtacatcaaatattttttggGAACTTTCCTCCATTTTGAATGGCTCTCATCTGGGACAAGGTAACGCTTTTCGAAATTATGTTCATCTTTATTAGAAACATTCAAAGATCTAACATTCAAGTCATTTTGCATTCTAGTCTCATATTCCTTGTAGTATACCATGTATGTAGAGTTCAGTCATTCCATATACAGATGAAACGTAGAAATATAGATGTGAACTAGCTCCTttgtaaaacttatttttgttgCTAGTTTCAATAGTATTCTCACTTTTCCCAACCGTAACTCCCTATGTATATTGTACTATTGCAAGCCGTTGATGCCCGGCCATTAATGCGTACATTTTTATCTAGACTATTGGAAAATAGCCTATCTTGaccataataattttaatcttGATAAATATGACCTAAACAACTATTCTATGCCAAATATgattcaaattttattaaaattcaaattttctaTCGAAATTTGCTTCCATaactcaaaataatattttgactaACAAAGTGTTAGGCAACCACTAAAATAGACAAACGAGGTTGTTTTGTGTTTaggataaaattttaaaaattgttatgGTTAAAGGATTTGACCCAAGCATAGACACTCGCTTCACCATGCATACTAAGTTACTAACCACTCGCTCACTTATAATTCTGTAATAATTATATAAGATTTATATACATACAACAACGAAGTGAAGCAACATCAGACCCTTTGCAACTAAAGATGATGCAAGGTTTCTCAACTGACTGTTGGACTGAACATTGAAGTATTGCAATCTGAAAGAGTTCCCTAGCTTTACCGGTGGAACTGTGAACCTTTGCTTgtttatattacatataaatattttgacagATTGAATTGATCCATACGCTACTTCTTGTGAATCTAAGTTTTATGAAATTAAATTACCATTCTACTTTGTCTTTCTTGATTAGAAAAAACATCATTTTGCAATTTCGTAATGACCACTAAGTATACATCATTCGAAAACTGGACTGGTAGATATGTCGCTGAAAAGAACACAAATCATTGCTTGTCCGAAACTACACGGTCATTTATTATAACAGACAGAAAAATTGAACATCTTTCTTGTCTCCGTGATCATAATTCAAACTTCAACATGTGTTTAGACCCATAAAGAAACTGGTTTtgattaaaccaaaaaaaaaaaacaatcgcACTCAAAGAAGTCTTTAGAGCTTCGGTGTAGCAAAGATTGTAGCCTTTAAACCAAGAATCTCACAAAGCTCCGGATACAAACTCTTCCTGATCGACGCATACACATCACCGTTCCATTTCTTCGCCGCGAGTTTCTCCGCAAGGCCCACAGTAGCCTCCACAACTCCTTCCGCACTATCATGCGCCGCCGAGTCAACGATCCCCAAAGCCACCGCTTCTTCTCCCCTAATCTTCTTCCCGCTCAACAACACCTCGCGCCTCGCCGCGCTCGTCCCGATCTTAGACCTCACCATCGCCGCGAAGTAGTCCGGCATGGAAAGCCCGATGTCCACCTCGCTCATGTACAGGACCCCACGGTCTTTCCTCATGAAAACATAGTCGTGGCTCAGGGCAAGCATCAGCCCCGCGGCGGCGGCGTGGCCGTTCAAGGCGGCGATCGTCGGCATAGGGAGGTCGAGGAGCGCCGCGACCACGGGTTTGAACGATTCGACCATCTGGTGAAGCCGTTCGGCGGCTCCGGTTAAGGATCCGGAGGCTTGGGCCCATGCGAGATCGAATCCGTTGGAGAAGAACTTTCCCTGGCCGGTGGTGATGAGTACGGATCCACGCTTGGCTTGAGATTTGGCTTGACCGAGAAGGGAGAGGATGGTTGCGATCGCGTCGGGGTTGAATCTGTGCTCGTTGTCGCCGGTTAGGGTTAGGAGGAAGAGGTTGCCGCGCTTCTCTAACGTGCACATGGTGAGGCGTAGGATTCGGtagcagaagaagaaggaataaaaattgaaattgaaattgaTGAATTGCGTGTAATTGGTGGTGGGGACGTTGATTTATGCAAAGAGATAATCTTATCTACTACAACAGTGTGTAATTAGCAATCAAGTCCTTGTATTTTTGGTGAGATTACGTAACATCCCGATTGATATATTTCCATTAGAAGCAAGTCAGCAACTATTGTggcactttttttttttttttggacaacactATTGTGGGACTAGTATTCGTGAATATTCCAATTCACATGTTAATGACTACAGTTTCTTTACATTATGTAGGCTTTATCCACCTATACAAGAGCATTTACAATTCAttcttttattatttctttctaAGATAGAATCATAGAACTAGGGGTGGGCCTTCGGGTActcgttcgggttcggatcaggtatttcggattttcgggtatttcggtatagaagTGTAGaatccgttcgggtatttttgtacttcgggtcgggttcgggtatttttagttcggattcggttatttcggatcgggttcggatatttagattttgaaaaaaaaattaaaattttcatttctcaagtttcttgtatttaaaaatataattttcagttaactaattttttatttttaatagattgaatggttaatatatttggacataacattttaaaacaaaaaagacattaatttagttattttttaaaaaaatttggatgtatctttttgttaatttttgaaataaaaaatttgacatgcATTTGAAGTgaatagcaaatcattttttccgtaactgtatgtatatcatatgaacttaaagtatgtgtagtatcaatataaatattttatataaaatgagagatgtaaactagaaatataatgttaattatacatatgttcggttatcttcggatatccattcgggttcgggtattacccgttcgggttcgggtatccaatctctccttattcaatacccgttcgggtattttgctacttcggttcggatttcggttcggatttttcggatcgggttcgggtgccacttcggatatcgggtaaagtgcccacccctacatAGAACCATTCTAAAACAGAATTAAATTTCTTTCGATCCACTATTcgattttttactttaaaaagaatatttcaaatatattctTCCTTCACTAGAAATCAGATTATATCTAAATTCTGTGGAAGTTTTATATTAGAAATAGAGGTTCTAGAGATCATCAAAAATGGGCTGTCAAAgcattaataattattaaaataagtaTCGATCCACATGGGCCGAGCCAAGCCCAGTAAGCTTTCCTTTCGTCAACGTCTTTTCAACAGTTTTTGAGCTTTGGTGCGTTCCCCAGCAAACAAACACGAAATCCTACGTTCCGCGGATCCATTCGCACTGCTCCGATCTCTCTCCATCTGTAATGGTGAGTTCTCAATAGGATACTCCAAAACCGTAGACGAAACAAATATTGGTGCGAGACATGAACTATCGAAGGTATGATCTATGCTTCCTCTCTCTCTATGCATCCACTGATTCTGATTCTGTTCTACGAACCATATTCTGATCGAATTTCACACGGATCTATTCAATTTTGTCCAAATCATTGACCTAATTACAGTTTTCGAGATTTCGATTTTGCAGGGAGAATCGTGCATCGAGAACATCTCTCTTTGACGGACTCGATGGACTTGAGGAAGGTCGCTTGAGAGCCTCCTCTTCCTACTCTCATGATACCACCGAACGCGACAATGACGAAGCCCTTGAAAGTCTTCAGGACAGAGTTTCGTTTCTCAAGAGAGTATGTTTCTTTTCATCTCTACAATTATTAATCAAAAGATCATTACTACATAACACAAACATGATTAGGATCTTGAAATGTTTCTGTAACTATtgtctgagagagagagagagagagagagtttcttgAGCTAATCTTGATGGTAAGAAAATTAATGTAAATTGTGAATCTTTTGGACTGTACGAGCATGGAGCTAAATGCTTTTTTTGTTCTAGCAATTGCAATAACGCTTGCCTTAGATGTCCTAAGCTGGGGATCATATCTTATCAGGTGACTGGAGACATACATGAGGAAGTTGAGAGTCATAACCGCATGCTTGACAAAGTGGTAAGCTTTAAGTTTGATGCCATATGCTTGACTTTGAGTTTGTAGATGCATCTTTCTCACATGCTTTTCTTCTAAGCCGTTTGTTGTTGTCTATGTCTAGGGTAACAAAATGGACTCGGCCAGGGGAATAATGTCAGGAACAATCAACCGTTTCAAGTTGGTATGTGCGCACCATTCTAGCCTTCATTATTGCTCAACCTTTTAAGTGCACACACCCCTTGTTTGACAGGTCTTTGAGAAGAAGTCGAATCGAAAAACTTGCAAACTCATTGGGTATTTTGTGCTCCTGTTCTTGGTCATGTATTACCTTATTAGGTAAAGCGCATTTGTTAATATAGCTATCCAAACATTTGATGTTTCTTGAACACATGGGTTTTTATTATCATCCTATTTTTGGGCTTTGCTAATGGCACGTTAATCATTTGGTTTTTTTGCAGACTATTAAACTACATCAAAGGGTGAACTTGGATGCAAGAAGAAAGTAGATTGTTTACATCAATACTCGTTTCGTTTCATTTTTGGGTTTCTTCTGATGAATGATTCAGGCAACATTGAACTAGTCAAGGGACCCTTGTTAAAAACAAGGTCAAGAAAAGAGATTGTTGTCAAGAGACTAGTGAACCGAAAGAAAAGGGTAGATAGAGGCACGTTTTTTGCCCCAAGCACAATTATCTCATTGCCATTTCGTGTAATAATCTAGTATATCTTCTTTATGAATTCCCAACTATTTGGATCACCAACAAACAAGGCCTTGGATCGTGTCAGCAACTTTGTCTACCAAAAGCTTAATTGATATGTTTAATTATTAGATTTGATTCTGTTCACCTCCCCCAGTAGACATAGTTTCATTATCCTATTATCTCCCGCTAGAGCCAGCTTATGATTCTATTCCAGAGCAAAAGAGACGGTTGATTCCAAGGAGGAGTGTTTCTGTGATGATTTCAAGGGCGTATTGCGTTGGCAAAGATAAAGGTCGGTTGGATTTCTCGCACTCAATCCCCAGAGAGTAGAGCAATACACTGATATTTCATGTGAAAATATGTGTTCAGATACTCTTCAATCTTTGAAATCATTGATAACAGAGACAGAGATTACGATGATTATCCGATTGTTGACATAGACAAGAATATGGAGAATTTTGTACTCGGTTTCGTAAACTACTCCATGTTCATTTACCAAACTGAGTTCAAAATTCTCCATATTCTTGTTAGTtgattatatattgagtatcaaGATGGTACACAATATTTTTATCTCATAGATATTTTCTACCTCAGTTCAGTACTTAGGTCTTGAACATAAAATAGTATACATTACTAATCTCTGTGAGTTGATTATATATTGAGGttattttcaaatcaaattatatttgTCTAACTCCTGATATTATTACAAAGTGAGATGATTCAATTTACAAAAATTGTACTATTAACATTCTCAACAAGTATGCGTTTAAGTATGCCTCCAATTCGTGTTTTATAGCATGCATCATTTGCATTGCTAGAAGCTGTGTGTACATTCAACTATGAAACCATATAAAtgcttgtaattttttttgtttcagtttcaAATTAAGGATTAATCCGCGCTATGCGAGGAGctattttgattttcaaatattaactATACAACTATTCGTTTGGACATTGTATTCCGAATTGTATGTTTGTGTGAATACATGATTGTTTTGTATTTATGGTTTGGGCAATAGAACGTTTTCATAGTTTTAGGTTAGAATTATTGCATTGTAATGTTGATGTGAGCATTTTTTGCgatgtttaaattttgttgttgttcGTGTGCTTAACCTAAGTAATATTGGTGCTTAACCATAtattttctggaaatagaaaataatggcACAAGGAgtagtatatattaaaatgaatCTAATTACATTatccatttcttatattgtatatttaattataatttattttttattatattatatatttacttattattaagttttttatattgtatttatatttttctaattttcttgcttttatatcaaattgtaatattacgatagatgtttaatgtaataattttatttcttatattttatatttacttattatttattttactatacatttttcatatagatatttaatgtaattttatatttattatattgtatGTATActtattagttatatttttttatattgtatatttacttatctaATATTgcgatagatgtttaatgtaatatttttattactatattatatatttacgtattatttattttactatacattttttagatagatgtttaatttattttttttgtttttatattgtatatttacttattgtttatttttcttattttgtatatttacttattctatttgttttgttattatatcaaatgaaaatattatgatatatgtttaatgcaatatttttatttcttatatagtatatttacttattatttatttgttcttatattgtatatttacatattctaatattacgatagatttttaatgtaatatatCTATTTctcatattgtatatttacttattatttattttttcctatattttatatttacttataaaaatattaggagttaataaaaatttaaaactataaattttcagatatatgtttaatgtattttccatttattatattttatatgtactttCCCTTATTTATTAtactatacatttttcagatagatgtttaatgtagttttttattacttatactgtatatttacttattatttattttttattctaatataaagatagatatttaatgtaatatttttatttctcataTGCTAcattaacttattttttattttactatactTTTTTCagataaatgtttaatttagtttttccattttttatgttggaTATTTacatattgtttatttttttcttatattatatatttacttattctaattattttgattttacatCAAATGATTATATTACGttaaatgtttaatgtaatatttctatttcttatattatatatttactaattgtttagtttttgttatattttatatttagttattttaatattacgatggatgtttaatataatatttttatttcttatattatatatttacttattatttattttatttatattttcagagagatgtttaatttatttttttcattttttaattacatatttacttattgtttattttttatattgtatatttacctattctattttttttctttatatcaaatgataattttattatagatgtttaatgtaatattactatttcttatattttatgcttgttttttaatattgtatatttacttataaaaaaatattgtaaaaaataaaaatgtataactatacatttttcggatagatgtttaatgtactttttccatttctaatattgtatatttacttattattgatttttttcttatattgtatatttatttattctaatttttttgcttttatatcTAATTGTAATATTacgatatatgtttaatgtactatttatatttcctatattgtatatttacttattatttattttataatacattttgcatatagatgtttaatgtagtttttctaattcttatattgtatgtttacttattatttatttttcttatattttatatttaattattatttattttacgatACATTTTTCggatagatgtttaatttagtATTTCTACTTcttatgttgtatatttacttattatttattttactatacatttttcagatatgtgtttaatttattttttctacttcttatattgtatatttatttatttttttatttttttcttatattttatttttacttattctattattttttttgtttttatatcaaAAGATAATATTACgttagatgtttaatgtaatatttttatttcttatattgtatatttacttattatttattttttatattttatatttacctATTGTAATATTATGATAAATgcttaatataatatttatattttgtatgttgtatatttacttattatttattttactatacatttttctgatagatgtttaatttagttttttttcatttcttaattttatatttacttattatttattttttcgtagattgtatatttacttattataatttttttgcttttatatcaaatgatattattatgatatatgttagtttatgtaatatttctatttcttatattgtaatttacttattatttatttttctttatattgtatagtaacttattatttatttttgttttttagtaATAATTTCATGTGGCTTTTTTTGGAAGAGAGATTTTATGCTTATGTTGACACTCCACGGAGCCC
It encodes:
- the LOC103833438 gene encoding zinc finger MYM-type protein 1-like produces the protein MERYYNKTSASDSKRNLDKLDNSDDLDSLPWDPAERKKISQYLPNQKDEVRRKYLTRGPCQPYGHVFQKKKFGTAMRRFNPAWFEKYGNWLEYNVSKDKAFCLCCYLFRDDIPKKGGNHAFVTEGFSCWKNPEALSEHVGGINSFHNIAVKRCDDLMNQGQSIVHAFYKQGDVVKNEYRIRLNASVDASRYLLRQGLPFRGHDEGKDSANKGNFVELLKYNGEQNDAVSKVILENAPKNNQMVSQVIQKDIVHCFAQEVLKSIMEEIDHGVFGLMVEESADVSNKEQMAIVFRFVDKSGLVKERFVGVTHVKETSSLSLKSAVDDLFAKHGLNLKQLRGQGYDGASNMKRQFNGLRALVARENSSAYYVHCFAHQLQLVVVAVAKKSFEVSNFFDMVSTLLYVVVASCKRKDTLLDMNRKRVEEGIDSGDINTGTGQNQEISLPRPGNIRWGSHYKTLLRLV
- the LOC103833440 gene encoding bet1-like SNARE 1-2 isoform X1, which produces MNYRRENRASRTSLFDGLDGLEEGRLRASSSYSHDTTERDNDEALESLQDRVSFLKRVTGDIHEEVESHNRMLDKVGNKMDSARGIMSGTINRFKLVFEKKSNRKTCKLIGYFVLLFLVMYYLIRLLNYIKG
- the LOC103833439 gene encoding enoyl-CoA delta isomerase 2, peroxisomal yields the protein MCTLEKRGNLFLLTLTGDNEHRFNPDAIATILSLLGQAKSQAKRGSVLITTGQGKFFSNGFDLAWAQASGSLTGAAERLHQMVESFKPVVAALLDLPMPTIAALNGHAAAAGLMLALSHDYVFMRKDRGVLYMSEVDIGLSMPDYFAAMVRSKIGTSAARREVLLSGKKIRGEEAVALGIVDSAAHDSAEGVVEATVGLAEKLAAKKWNGDVYASIRKSLYPELCEILGLKATIFATPKL
- the LOC103833440 gene encoding bet1-like SNARE 1-2 isoform X2 translates to MIPPNATMTKPLKVFRTEFRFSRDNCNNACLRCPKLGIISYQVTGDIHEEVESHNRMLDKVGNKMDSARGIMSGTINRFKLVFEKKSNRKTCKLIGYFVLLFLVMYYLIRLLNYIKG